DNA from Plasmodium yoelii strain 17X genome assembly, chromosome: 13:
aaaTTAAGTTTAATGctccattttctatgcaaattacataattttaatattagttttaattaatatatatacattccaattatattttaacattttcaataactttatttttattcctacatattccaatttataaatataccttattgagtaattttataatatattttgcacatctttcccacggtttaaaacgagaATTAGCACTGACACGtatttattatgttatttataagcttaaataataCTTtaaagcatttttttttaaatcatacttagaaatattaaatattaccATATAAATACCTTCTGatgaaattttaaagtataataaaaactaAATGTAATTAAGTTGTTATCTTACCCTttgagaggagagagataagggaagtatgcttttttaagacaaggatgtagtcatataagatttacttattctacatagtttaattatattttttaccattAAACCTTTTAActtatgtatgtatatattaaaattattcattaaaaataacttagaattattacttttctaaatatatagtttgcttttatattttataataaactatatttacttctatgatgaaaaactataaaattattaatattatttttcttggtattgttaattctaatatcAGCACATTAACAAAATACTAAGTCGGAATTgtattatttcatttgatgttttgtccatacaattttaattttatcatacctttaataatatatataattaatatatatcaacgtATTCAAATCAAatgaatttaataatttgttcgtatttaatactttatctattgttattactattattattgttactgttagatcactgtatagtataacggaataattaatgcccttaatataaatactttaaatcaaTGTATGATATGTCCGTGATTCATTGTTTAAAGTATAACATTTTGTAACATATATACTACCTCGTAAAacgatatatttataatacatatttattaatttatatattataacctaataaaaataatattagttcaaattaaattaatattatttgccttttcgaaaaaattaatattagtatttaattatatgaagtttccacaataaaacaatatttcaatattaattattggtATTTTATTAGATTATGTACataggcatataataataacgttaattttatataacatgttttttataagtattataacaaactataacataaaattttattatatacatatattttattttttaactatttaaaaatataatttattaatacttCAAAacaataaagtttaaaaattaatagtgattaatatattataatacctttatgataaataaattaatgtatatagaactatccctattatttgaatttaaaactttagcataaaatgaaactatatataatcgaaagttaaaaggatagtaaGTCTATAtctaaaatataattttttattaatatgtatatttttattatattataaaaaatgttagatgcataaaacatcttttatagatattgttatattgtcgattctcgatcgatatttatgaatccatattttatgactatctattatatatttttgatatgtttaattaatcttaaaaatacacatgttaatataaatatatattgtaatttAGATGcatattcaaaataaatctaattataattatactctgatatataaaattatcatactgttcggttataaaaatacgatttaaattaaaataaatatgatacaaataatacgttttactaaataaaatgtttcgtcaaataaagaaatatattatgatatgcataattcattataattatgattaacaacctttatataataaataattatgatatatcataatatgaattaatataagcaatatatacattttattttaatcatattaaatatatgttaacactcaattatatatattataacttatgaaaaaaagttatatggtccttttcatattaactTGTGCCCCCTTTTTTGTTGCATATTTGGCTTTTGAATTTCACctcgtgattaaacatacggaatgacacatatatttaattagcgttcaaataataaaaaattaaatgcaatataatacttagccctaacccgaatatggatcccacaacataaaaactatataaaaattatgcaaaaattacttcgaaatagacaatttcttaacaaaattaatcattattaatatttgaataatatattaattatcagtttcttctttatttttttaacatttctcttaaatgttgtttttgagatcgtttccgaaatccaaataacgaatactaatataaaatgttaagaagtatacgatttatttgttaaaatctgcatatataatgaaaataatttttaatttccttattatttaccttataagaaactcccaataaaattgatgatgcaacaaatataattgcaattgtaattagtgtattttttgttactgAATTTCGTGGACAAGCTACAACTGATGGGGCATTATTACACCAATTACTATTATAATTActatcaaaatttttataatcatttgataaactaGACCATAGTTGTAAATAAGAACTTCCTTTAGTAATATCCAAAgtatttttaactttttcacatttttcaaaaaattctcCAGCATTTTCTAAACATGTCTTGCATTCGCTGATTTCATCAATTTCACtatacatgttacataatgatttaaatgcatcataaaaattagatatatctttaatatcaatatccatcgattttattttatttcctatATCATCCATATTAATATCATTAGGTATATTCCCCTTATAAcaactatttttttctatattttcagTATAAAAATCGTATAATTTGGtgatttcattttcttttttttgatttagtttgtaacttaaccataaaatagcgtattcaataattttatcattttctaaattttcaAGTGTATTTAGTAACATTATAAAACCAGAGATAATCTTTTCTTCATCACTACTACATGTATTATCAGGGCAATACAAACTTAATAACCTCCCAGAAGCATCGTTTCCCGAGTTGTTCAGATCAccatcaaaatatttatcgaTCGAATTAATTGATTCACactacgaatatattttacgaattaaacaaaaaaatgtattaacataaatggtactataattaaaattaatataatttgtagTAATACAACATacgaataatataagaaaaaggATATATACCACTTTagaattcattataatgaaattttGTTATAATTTGGAGATTATGGGGGGTGAtgttgtttatatatattgcatagAATATATGGTATATTTACTCAAGATCTTTACATAGCAGTTATCTTTCGTTAGAcatattcttaattttaatttcatataaaataataatacattagtattactaaaatattatacttattttatgacattTAGCTAAATTATCTTAAATAGAGAGTTGCTTATACACTTttccatatgtatatatgatgcattttatacaaaaaatactattcttactaacatttggtataactttattataaaaatggatataattttataattaatttaaaaaatatatacatatgctttaatatagaacacaACGTCATAAAACTCAAATACTGCacgaatataaaaaattaagaaagttattattattacaatccttaaagtatataaatagtaattttttaaatatattaaatttgtatatacttgtttcttataatatatattatagttttttctaaaataatagcattttaaaatttaGTTACATGCTCCACTTTctatgcaaaatatataaatttatattatttttatttaatatagataaattaaaaaataattttaatgctttaaataactttatttttattcctacatattcCAATTGCGAAGTATTCtctattgggtaattttataatattttttacgcATAATTTCCACTCtctaaaacaacaattagcactgaacccatacttattaatatatttataagattAAATAAATCTTTGAATGTAGAttgattttaaaataatacatagtaaatattaaatattaacatataaataagtattgatgcacAATTTAAAGCATAATAGAAACCTATGCGTAATTAAGTTGTTAAATTgccctttaagaggagagagataagatatattagctattttaatatataaatttatataaatattctttaaatGCTCTGCATTGTTCATtcttatcttatatattttattgttatagttatcaatggatatacattcaaataatttattaaaagttctatattttattaattatatggtaACGTAATGTTTTAgattaaaaatgattattcaataaaaactaataatataataagagttaatatggaaaaataaaaaggcttttaacatgaattgagtctttataattttctccatggatccaaatttttataatataaaaccacatatcccaaagtggatctttaacaatatatataacattgatatctttataatgtattattatttgtcttttcgataatattaatgttattacatgaaggtttcacaataaaataatatttcaatattagttattaatagagtattttattaaattatatgtataagcatataataataacgtattatatttatcatattatttataattactagaactataacattaaattttattaatataattatattttattttttaaatattttaaaatattatttatttatatctcaaaatataaaatttaaaaattaatagtgattaatctattattataccttatgataattaaattaatatatatatataactattcctaccaatataaattagaacattagcataaattcaaatttttgaaatgaaaaaaatgagtattatatatatttataatttataaatttattataatatatctatagtacattttttatgtattactaaaaatgttagatccataaaatgccttttatagataacgttgtattTTCGATTTTCGATCGATATTtcatgcatctatattttatgaatatctattattacagttcagttggataacatgatttaaattaaaataaatatgatacaagttataagttttactaaataagattttcattaaataaaaaaacatattattatatgcataattcaatatagctctGGGTTATCAAGacttatataataggcaattatgatatatataatatgaattcatatatagcagatatctatattaatatatgcaatatagacattttattttaatcatataaaatcggcatgaacacccaattatatatattataacttataaatatgttatgtaacccctttcatattaatgacaATACCCATTTGGGGGGtacatattttgaaaataattttgtgattaaacatacggaatgatacatatatttaattagtgttcgaattataaaaaattaaataagatataatatttagccctaaccccaatatgggttccacaacataaaaactatataaaaattatgcaaaaattacttcgaaatagacagtttcttaaaaaaattaatcattattaatatttgaataatatattaattatcagtttcttctttatttttttaacatttctcttaaatgttgtttttgagatcgtttccgaaaaccaaataacgaatactaatataaaatgttaagaagtaTACGATTTATTTGctaaaatttgcatatataatgaaaataatttttaatttccttattatttaccttataagaaactcccaataaaattgatgctgcaacaaatataattgcaattgtaattagtatattttttgttactgAACTTCGTGGGCAAGCTACAAATGGTGAGACATTATTACATCCAACATtctcatatttattttctaaatttttataatcatttgataaactCGACAATAGTTGAAAATAAGAACttcctttattaatatttaaagcatttttaagtttttcatatttttcaaaaaattcttCAGCATTTTCTAAACATGTTTTGCATTCAGTATTTTTTTCTGGATCAAGTTCAAtatacatgttacataatgatttaaatgcatcataaaaattagatatatctttaatatcaatattcatcgattttatttttttacatataacATCCTTTTTAATCTTACTATCACTATCAGTATCTATATTATCCTTATAAcaactatttttttctatattttcagTATAAAAATCGTATAATTTGGTGGttccattttgttttttttgatttagtttataacttaaccataaaatagcATATTCAGCAAGTTTATCACTCTCTAAATCGTCATCATTAATACCCTCAAATAATTTTAGTAATGCTATAAAATCAGAGATAAGTTTTGGGACATCACTACTACAGTTATTACTAGGTAAAATTGCATTTAATAAACCCCCATAAAATTTTTCTCCCCCGGTTTTCGGATCATCATCAAAAGATTGATCGATCAAATTAATTGATTCACactacgaatatattttacgaattaaacaaaaaatgtattaatataaatgttactaaaattaaaattaatataatttataggaatgcaacatacgaataatataagaacATGATAATACCAAATCCTTAGACATTATAATGAGATTCTGTTATTATTTGGAGATTATGCGGGgtgatgttatttatatatattgtataaaatatatggtaTATTTACTTAAGCTCTTTACATAGCAGTATATTTCGTTAgacatattattcttaattttaacttcatataaaataataatacattagtattactaaaatcatattatacttattttatgacattTAGCTAAACTATCTATCTTAAATAGAGAATTGCTTACACACTTtgacatatgtatatatgatgtattttatacaaaaaatactattcttattaacatttggtataactttattataaaaattaatatacttttataatgaatttaaaaaatataacatatgctttaatatagaacacaAACGttataaaacttaaataatgcacaaatatataaatttaagaaaattattattacaatccttaatgtatataaataattatttaataagataGACTAAATACTTATACacttgtttctaatactatataccatgttttattaaaattattgtaTTTACAAAGTTGTATTgttccattttctatgcaaatcacacaaatttatattgtttttaatgaatgtagataaattaaaaattaattttaatgcgttaaataactttatttttattccaataTACTTCAATCTGTAAGTATGCCTTattggataattttataatatattttacgcataatttccacggtttaaaacaattagcactgaacctgTATTTATTAAtctatttataagcttaaataagtctttaagttcatattgtttttaaaatatacttagtagatattaaatattaacatataaataactattatataaattttaaagtataatagaaaactatgtttgattgtgtcattattttaccctttaataggagagagataagatatattagctctttaatatatatatttatataaagattcgctaaatattatacataattttatcttatatattatactgttATAGTTAATGTAtatcattcaaataatttattaaaaattctatattatattaattctacaaaaaacaattataatataatacgagTTAACATGAATAATCAAATGGtatttaacatgaattgagtCTTTAACCATTTCACTAttgattcatatttttagaatataaaatcaCATGTCCCTAATTGgatttttaacaaaatatataacaccgatacctttataatgtattattatgtgtcttttcgatcaaattaatatttaattatatgaattttccacaataaaataatatttaatataagtTATTCGTAGagtattttgttatattatatatataggcgtataataataacgataTTCTatctttcatattatttataattattagaaagaAATATGATTCGTAATTTTactaatatacttatattttttcaaataactacttataatataatttatatatacttcaaaactacgaagtttaaaaataaatagtgattaatctaatattatgccttatgataaataaattgaaaCGTATAAAACAACttctattattactaattaattttaatacaaacGTAAAATGCAAAGAGAGAATATAAACTACAATTAAAgcttaaaaaatgttagaagcataataatattttatagataatgttgtattgtcgattctcgaccaatatttatttatgaatatttattattacagttcaattggtgtaatataatttaaataaaaataaatataatacaagttataagttttactaaataaaattttcataaaataaagaaacatattatgatatgcataattcaatataaccaaatattaacttttatataggcaattatgatatatcataatatgaattaatatatgcaatatagacattttattttaatcatattaaatcgacacgaacactcaattatatatattataacttataaatatgttatgtaacccctttcatattaatggcagTACCCATTTGGGGGGTACATATTTTGAACATCATcttgtgattaaacatacggaatgatacgtatatttaattagcgttcgaattataaaaaattaaatgaaatataatacttagctctaacccgaatatgggttccgcaacataaaaactatataaaaattatgcaaaaattacttcgaaatagacaatttcttaaaataaatcaatcgtcatattcagaataatttattaatgatcagttttcttctttatttttttagcatttctcttaaatgttgtttttgagatcgcttccgaaatccaaataacgaatactaatataaaatgttaagaagcgtaCGGTTGTTCGTTAATGTTtagatatatacaatattttttttttaattccttattatttaccttataagaaactcccaataaaattgatgctgcaacaaatataattgcaattgtaattagtgtattttttgttactgAACTTCGTGGACAAGCTACAAGTGGTGAGACATTATTACATTCAGCATTATATTTACTTTCAAAAATGTGATAATCTATTGATAAACTAGACCACAGTTGAGAATATAAATATCCTTTAGTAATTTCAAAAGaatttttaagtttttcatatttttcaaacaATTCTCCAGCATTTTCTAAACATGTTTTGCATTGAGTATTTTTTTCTGGACCAAGTTCACTATACATGttaaataatgatttaaatggatcataaaaattagatatatctttaatatccatattcatcgatttcatttttttttctataacacccttattaatatttttactagTATCAGAAGTTATATGCTCATCATAACAACTATTTGTTTCTATATTATCAGTATAAAAATCGTTTAATATGGTcgtttcattttgttttttttgatttagtttataacttaaccataaaatagcgTATTCAACAAGTTTTTCACCAtctatattttcatcatcaaGCATATTTAGTAACATTATAAAACCAGCGATAATCTTTTGTTCATCACTACTACAGTTATTACCAGGGCAATACATACTTAAATAACCCCCAGAAGCATCTTTTCCCGTGTTGTTCGGATCATCAACAAAAAATTCATCAATCGTATTAATTGATTCCCactacgaatatattttgcgaattaaacaaaagaatgtattaatataaatgttactaaaattaaaattaatataatttataggaatgtaacatacgaataatataagaaaaaatatatataccacTTTATAAgacattataataaaattctgTTATAATTTAGAGATTATGCGGGgtgatgttatttatatatattgtataaaatatatggtaTATTTACTCAAGACATTTACATAGCAGTTATCTTTTGTTAgacatattattcttaattttaacttcatataaaataataatacattagtattactaaagtcatattatacttattttgtGCAATTTAGCTAAATTATCTTAAATATAGGGTTGCTTATACAATTtgtcatatgtatatataatgcattttatacaaaaaatactattcttactaacatttggtataacattattataaaaattaatatacttttataatgaatttaaaaaatacatacttatagatatgctttaatataaaaCACAAACAACGTCATAAAACTCAAATACtgcacaaatataaaaaattaagaaagttattattagaatctttaaagtatatacttatttcttttaatatatattatagttttttctaaaataatagcattttcaaatttagtTACATGCTCCATTTtctatacaaattatataaatttatattatttttatttaatatagataaattaaaaaataattttaatgcgttaaataacttgatttttattcctacatattcCAATTGAGAAGTATTCtctattgggtaattttataatattttttacgcGTAATTTCCACTCtctaaaacaacaattagcactgaacccgtacttattaatatatttataagattaaataaatctttgaatgtatattgattttaaaataatacatagtaaatattaaatattaacacataaataagtattgatgcaaattttaaagtataatagaaagcTATGcgtaattaggttgttatattccCCTTTAAGAgaagagagataagatatattagtcattttaatatataaattaagttGAATATTCGCTAAATGTTTTGCACTCCTCATTCTtatattctatatttattgttatagttatcaatgtatgtacattcaaataatttattaaaaattctatattttattaattatatgataaCGTAATGTTTtagattaaaaaatgattattcaataaaaactaataatataataagagttaatatggaataataaaatgacagttaacatgaattgagtcgttataattttctccatggatccaaatttttataatataaaaccacatttcccaaaaatttttaacaaaaatataatcattgatatctttataatgtattatttgtcttttcgataatattaatgtttaattatatgaaggttccacaataaaacaatatttcaataataattattgatagagaattttattaaattatatgtataagcatattataataatgtattatatctatcatattatttataattattataacaaaatataattcgaaaatttattaatatacttatattatattttttaactattttaaaatataatatatttatacctcaaaatataaaatttaaaaattaatagtgattaatctattattatactttatgataattaaattaatatatatataactattccTATCAATATAGATTAGAAcattaatataaatgcaaattattgaaataaaaaaactgattattatatatatttataatttataaatttattataatatatctatagtacattttttatgtattactaaaaatgttaaatgcataaaatgccttttatagataacgttgtattTTCGATTCTCGATTGGTATTtcatgcatctatattttatgaatatccattattacagttcagttcgataacatgatttaaatcaaaataaacatgatacaagttataagttttattaaataaaattttcactaaataaaaaaacatattatgatatgcataattcaatatagctctgggttatcaagttttatataatgaaaattatgacATTGCATAATACAActtcatatatattcaacatttatattaatatatacaatatagacattttgttttaatcatattaaatcggcatgaacactcaattatatatattataacttataaaacaTGTTACGaaattcattaaatattAGCTTATACCCCTtcttggttgcatatttggaCTTTTAATTTCATCTTGTGATTAAAAATACGGAAtgaaacatatattaaattagtgtttaattataaaaattaaataaagatataatacttagccccAACCCTAATATGGGTTACATAAACACAACTctgacccacaacataaaaattatataaaaattactcCTCAATAGACAGTTTATTATCGTATAccaatcattattattattcctgaaataatcattactcttcgaatcatatattaatgattcattctcttctttatattttttagtttttctcttaatttttgtttttgaaatcgtttccgaaatccaaataacgaatactaatataaaacgTTAAGAAtcgtattatttttttgttaacatttgcatatatttaatgaaaataatatttaaatgtaatattttttaattccttattatttaccttgtaAGAAATTCCAATAAAGAAtcctattgcaccaaatattgataaaactataaataatttgtttgttatcgacgaacttgatgatgcaACTTCAGAAATTTGTCCAATACTTCCTACAGAAGTTTCTGCTTTTTCTATCGTTGGGAAGGATGAATTGGGACAATTAACagtacatttatttttaaaattatcataatcctTTGATAGTGTATATAATAGTTTATCATATGAACTCTTTTCAGTAATACTAGAATCTCCCTtaagttttttatattgttcaACAAAATTTTTGGCAGAATTCAAATATTTCGTGCATTTTGGCTCCTGTTTATCAAATTCATAATGCATTGTACATAATGTagtaaatgcatcatataatttagatatatctttaattttcatattcatcatatttgttttatctaTAAGTTCCTTATAATTACTACACCCTATAACATTCGCTATAGgctttttataattattatcaccatttgtatatatatcataaaaaaattgtagacTCTGG
Protein-coding regions in this window:
- a CDS encoding PIR protein produces the protein MNSKVCESINSIDKYFDGDLNNSGNDASGRLLSLYCPDNTCSSDEEKIISGFIMLLNTLENLENDKIIEYAILWLSYKLNQKKENEITKLYDFYTENIEKNSCYKGNIPNDINMDDIGNKIKSMDIDIKDISNFYDAFKSLCNMYSEIDEISECKTCLENAGEFFEKCEKVKNTLDITKGSSYLQLWSSLSNDYKNFDSNYNSNWCNNAPSVVACPRNSVTKNTLITIAIIFVASSILLGVSYKYSLFGFRKRSQKQHLREMLKK
- a CDS encoding PIR protein, whose translation is MSKDLCESINLIDQSFDDDPKTGGEKFYGGLLNAILPSNNCSSDVPKLISDFIALLKLFEGINDDDLESDKLAEYAILWLSYKLNQKKQNGTTKLYDFYTENIEKNSCYKDNIDTDSDSKIKKDVICKKIKSMNIDIKDISNFYDAFKSLCNMYIELDPEKNTECKTCLENAEEFFEKYEKLKNALNINKGSSYFQLLSSLSNDYKNLENKYENVGCNNVSPFVACPRSSVTKNILITIAIIFVAASILLGVSYKYSLFGFRKRSQKQHLREMLKK
- a CDS encoding PIR protein, with translation MSYKVWESINTIDEFFVDDPNNTGKDASGGYLSMYCPGNNCSSDEQKIIAGFIMLLNMLDDENIDGEKLVEYAILWLSYKLNQKKQNETTILNDFYTDNIETNSCYDEHITSDTSKNINKGVIEKKMKSMNMDIKDISNFYDPFKSLFNMYSELGPEKNTQCKTCLENAGELFEKYEKLKNSFEITKGYLYSQLWSSLSIDYHIFESKYNAECNNVSPLVACPRSSVTKNTLITIAIIFVAASILLGVSYKYSLFGFRKRSQKQHLREMLKK
- a CDS encoding PIR protein: MDKEVCGILLSVRNSFSDRLDSSRNYQFTMNEEHFKRYCNSNECDNNLNKINAGCLYLLDAFFENSSVFNSVAKSNVNIVEYIMIWLSKMLSRIENTENQSLQFFYDIYTNGDNNYKKPIANVIGCSNYKELIDKTNMMNMKIKDISKLYDAFTTLCTMHYEFDKQEPKCTKYLNSAKNFVEQYKKLKGDSSITEKSSYDKLLYTLSKDYDNFKNKCTVNCPNSSFPTIEKAETSVGSIGQISEVASSSSSITNKLFIVLSIFGAIGFFIGISYKYSLFGFRKRFQKQKLREKLKNIKKRMNH